GACAATAGGAgtcctttttatttattgattttttaaaattttttcttctgaacCTGGAAATGAGGAAGTGAACGGGAAAAACTCTCAAGCTACTTTACTAATTATTATGCTATGTGTCATTCAATCATATGATTATAACATCCCAAAACTTGTTATGAATTACGCTCTTCTCAGTTATCTCTATTGTATAAGTATGTGTTGCACTATAAGTTAATATATTTGTCATATGACATGGTAAGAAAAATAGTTCCTTTGGGCCTTAATGCTCTGCATATTTCTGTCATGATATTAGGAGGCACATGCCGTTGTTATATTAACAATTTCATTATTTGTTATTCATTTTGGTTCTATGAATCTAAAAAGATTTTGTTGGTGACGGCAGGGCGAGCCAGGCTTTCACTTATTTGGATTCATCATGTGCCTAAGTGCTACTGCTGCGAGAGCTTTCAAGTCTGTTCTTCAGGGCATTTTACTTTCTTCTGAAGGGTAAACTATTTTTCGCACTATATATATGATTTCCAAGTTCTTCTTTCATCACTACACTTCAAAAACAGGTCAGCTGCAATCTGAAATTACTGGAATCTGCTATTGATTGTTCTATCAGTAGCACAAGTTATAGAGTGACTACATGACTAGGTCCTTTTGGTTAGCATGTGGAATATGCAATTCTTTTTACTGGTATGAAACTTCTTATAACTTTGCATTCCCCTTGATGTAACAGGGAAAAGCTGAACTCGATGAACTTGCTCTTGTATATGTCGCCGATTGCTGTCATAATTTTGTTGCCAGCGGCGCTTATCATGGAGCCTAATGTTGTAGATGTCACAATATCACTTGGAAGCGAAAACAAAACTATGTGGCTACTTCTTTTGCTGAATTCAGTCACAGCATATTCCGCTAACTTAACAAACTTCTTGGTCACTAAACATACAAGTGCTCTTACACTCCAGGTTAGCCTTTCTTTCCTTTGCGTCTTTATTGCCAACTACTAGAAATCATGACAATAAGCGGCAATCTGTTTTCTCGTATTTGTGTATTAGAACATCAATTGCAAACTGAAATTCACCTTTATTCTACTTTATATAGCACATTAAAtgtctaaaaatttgaaatgtaAGGTCTTGACATGGAAAGATAATACAAACTATTCCTAGCTATACAATATTTTGTTGAATCACCATTCACATAATTCGAAATCATACATGATTTGACTGATACTTCGTGCAATGCACGTGTTTTATATGCTCCGCATTCTTGAAAGCACAACAAATAGATCCTGATGCTAAAACATGTACTTGAAAcatttttagtttatgaacttaCATAGCTTCTCTTTTAGTTCTCTTCTTGATACTTACAATGATATAGTAACATACAATACAAGTAATGATTGGTGTACTCGTATTTCAATTTGTATCAAACACGGGGGAACCAGACGCAAAATCATGTTAACAAAGGTTGCTTAATGCAAACTGTtggttttgttttattttgtgcaATGCACAATAAACAGGTGTTAGGCAATGCAAAAGGTGCTGTAGCTGTTGTTATCTCAATACTGCTATTCAGAAACCCGGTGACTGTTGTTGGCATGGCTGGCTACACAGTAACAGTCATGGGAGTAGCTGCATATGGAGAAACAAAGAGGAGGTTTAGATGAACAATCTCACACATTCACACATTCTCTTAATTCCTGTATTCTACTGTagtctaatattttattctatattctGAAACATGATTCTTTTGTAGCGTGACTAGTAGTAGGTGCCAGGAGAgtgatttttatgttatttcgTTGTATCTATTCTAGCACATGAACTGATGAACATGGACATGGACATGTATTTGTTCCTAGTACATTTTGTCCTATGTAAACGTGCCAATATTTTTTGGCTTGAAGTAACTTGAAGCATAAGAAATTATGTTTAGAAAGATCTTAGGGAcgacttttaaaaaataaaccagAAGTAAACACTGCTCATGAATTAGAAGATTTGGAAGTTGGAATCACTTCAACATTTTGCAACATTTGCATCACATGATTCTTTAATAAAGGAGCTGCTAAGCTACTTGCATGTTTTCAAGcctttttttaatcatataaataaaaatagttataatgTCATGTATCAAGTGTATCAGACAATTTCTCAAAACCCTTTAGAGACAGAATTTCCATGCTAAGTATCACTGGGACTGAATCACCTCAACTATtatattacaaataaaataaaataaaataattaaatttgtcaaatattTCACAAGGTGATGCACATTCAATGACCAAGAGCAACTGAAAATTTCTCCAAATAGTAAATAACTGCATCAATGACACTGTAGGGTATAGTTAGACCTTGTCAATGTTCAACTACTTTCTTTTAGTGAGATTAGTTTCCCCAAAAAGAggggaaaagagaaagaaaacaaataaaaattagtacaCCAAAGTTGTGAAAGTGAAAAGGATGGAAGACAACCGAATTCTGATGACATTTTAAGCTAGTTCAGGACCAGAAGGCAGTGCCTCATATCCATCATGGTGATGCTTAATAGCAGAAGCTCTTTCAATTGGAATGCACTTGATTATAGCAGCAAGCGGCATGCTAACTACACCAATTGCAATACTGAGTAACCACATTTGCCAGTTTAGAGGGACAGTGCTGGCAAAAGTTCCCAAGAACTCAACTATTATCACTTGAAACACCGCCGTCGCGAAAATTATCCCCAAGAATATCCAGCTCCGAAACATGCCTCTGAATACATTTATCTTTTCCATGTCTCTGCTGTTTATCTCATTGAACACCTGGGGAAAAAGGAGACAAATGTATCAAAAGAATCAAAACGAGCTTATCAGTATGGAATCCATCAAGACATGTTTGATAATTAATCTCCATAATCAGTATTTATAAGCAAGCATGATGCATGCAAAGTATACCTGGCAAAATACAAAGGAGTTGAATATCAAGGTGTTGAGCACTTTAGTTGCATCTGGACCACTAATATTGAGTAGCTTCAGCCCATCAAAGGTTAGAATTCCAAGGACAATTAACTGATATATACTTTGACCAATGATATTCCTCCACATGGTTTTGGTTATAAAGCTTGCTCCCCTTGTAACTGGGGGCCTTTTCATAAGTCCTTCATTAGGAGGTTCAGTAGCAAGGGCTAATGCACCCAATGTGTCCATAATCAAGTTAACCCAAAGCAACTGCACAGCTGTGAGTGGTGCAGATCCTGAAAGTTAAAAAGAATACTATTATTAATGTTGTTTGAAACGAATTTAACAGAATTGAGGCAAACAAATCCTGTAAACCAACGAACCTGTGATGCATGCTGAAACAAAGTTGATAACCAGAGCAACAATGTTAACCGTTAACTGGAACTGCACAAATTTTTGAATGTTTATGTACACTGCTCTTCCCCATTTGGCAACATTGACAATGGTGGTGAAATTGTCATCCATTATAATCACATCAGCATTTTCTTTTGCAACCTGTAAAATGTGTTCCAACCAAAAAAAGAAGGTATTAGATACTGATAACATCAACCAGGAAGTGCAAGAAAATATAACCAGAAATttagaaagcaataaagtacaCAAGGAAGTGGCACATACCTCTGTTCCAGCTATGCCCATGGCAAGTCCAATGTCTGATTCATGCAATGCTGGAGCATCGTTGGTTCCATCGCCGGTAACAGCAACAACCTCACCAAACATACTCCTCAAATTGGTTACTAACTTATGCTTGTCAAGTGGTAAGGATCGTGCCATCACCTGAAACAATGTAAAGTACCAAAGAATGTCAATCATCtgaaaagataattaaaagtAACAGAATCTACAATGAGATCAGAACCTGAATTCTTGGTATAATATCCTTCATTTGCTCTGGAGACAAGTTACGAAATTCTGGTCCTTCAATTGCTACACCACCCTCAGTAAGTATACCACATTCTTGAGCTATAGCTCTGGCCGTGTGAATGTTATCACCAGTGACCATCCGGACAGTTACTCCGGCGGCTAAACAAGTTTGAACTGCTTCCCTTACCCCAGGGCGTACAGGATCCTTGATTCCTACTATGGCTATCAGAGTATAGCCACTGTCAGGGATATTGATATCCCCTTTGGTTTCATTTATATCTTTGACAGCCAAACAAAGAGTTCTCAAAGCTTCAGAGGCAAAGCCATTTATAACAGCAGTTACATTATCTGCTTGGTCTTCAGGAAGGTCAACAACTTCTCCATTGTGGTCAATGATTTTGTTGcacatttttaatattatctctGATGCACCCTTGCAGAAAGCTCTGACTCCTCCATCCGGAAGAGCCACAAGCACAGACATCTTCTTCCTCACTGAATTGAAAGGCTCAATCTTGAGTATCTTATACACTCTACGCTGTTCATCAAAATCAGCACCTAAAAGCAAGCCAAATTCCATCAATGCCGATTCTGTTGGAGTTCCCAATATTGTGTTATTTCCATCTTTATCCTTAACTACTTCAGCAGATGTATTTTGACATATAGCCTGAGAAAGAATGCTTTGTACTCCATCAGGTATAGTTGTTTTCAGTTCATCTGCACTCTCTTTACCTTTTATATGCGTCGCTTTTTCGCATATCCATATTTTATTGACTACCATATGGTTAGTGGTTAATGTCCCTGTCTTATCTGTGCAAATGCAACTACTTGAACCCATAGTCTCACAGGCAGAAAGGTGTCTCACAAGTGCCTTGTcattcattaattttttcataGCGAAAGCAAGACTGAGTGTCACAGCCAATGGTAATCCTTCAGGAACCGCAACCACTATTATGGTTACAGCAATAGCAAAGAAGTCCAGTAGCTTCAATGCATCATTGGAAGACCAACTTGATATGTCACCATTAATTGCTTTCTCAGCAAGAAATCTGATTGTCAACACCACGAATGTCAAGCAAGCAAAAGATAAACCAATTTTA
This portion of the Arachis duranensis cultivar V14167 chromosome 6, aradu.V14167.gnm2.J7QH, whole genome shotgun sequence genome encodes:
- the LOC107492639 gene encoding calcium-transporting ATPase 4, plasma membrane-type, producing MDSLLSMKDFELEPKNPSPEALRRWRSAVSLVKNRRRRFRMVADLDKRDQAQQIKHGIKEKIRIALYVQKAALQFIDAGSRVEYKLPEEARQAGFGIHPDEIAAIVRGHDFKNLMNIGGVEAITRKLAVSVDEGISEESIDPRQKVYGVNRYTEKPSRSFLMFVWDALQDLTLIILIICAVVSIGVGIATEGFPKGTYDGVGIILSIFLVVIVTAVSDYQQSLQFRDLDKEKKKIFVHVTRGGKRQKISIYDIVVGDIVHLSTGDQVPADGLYISGYFLLIDESSLSGESEPVNVNEEKPFLLSGTKVQDGQGKMLVTTVGMKTEWGKLMETLNEGGEDETPLQVKLNGVATIIGKIGLSFACLTFVVLTIRFLAEKAINGDISSWSSNDALKLLDFFAIAVTIIVVAVPEGLPLAVTLSLAFAMKKLMNDKALVRHLSACETMGSSSCICTDKTGTLTTNHMVVNKIWICEKATHIKGKESADELKTTIPDGVQSILSQAICQNTSAEVVKDKDGNNTILGTPTESALMEFGLLLGADFDEQRRVYKILKIEPFNSVRKKMSVLVALPDGGVRAFCKGASEIILKMCNKIIDHNGEVVDLPEDQADNVTAVINGFASEALRTLCLAVKDINETKGDINIPDSGYTLIAIVGIKDPVRPGVREAVQTCLAAGVTVRMVTGDNIHTARAIAQECGILTEGGVAIEGPEFRNLSPEQMKDIIPRIQVMARSLPLDKHKLVTNLRSMFGEVVAVTGDGTNDAPALHESDIGLAMGIAGTEVAKENADVIIMDDNFTTIVNVAKWGRAVYINIQKFVQFQLTVNIVALVINFVSACITGSAPLTAVQLLWVNLIMDTLGALALATEPPNEGLMKRPPVTRGASFITKTMWRNIIGQSIYQLIVLGILTFDGLKLLNISGPDATKVLNTLIFNSFVFCQVFNEINSRDMEKINVFRGMFRSWIFLGIIFATAVFQVIIVEFLGTFASTVPLNWQMWLLSIAIGVVSMPLAAIIKCIPIERASAIKHHHDGYEALPSGPELA